The Bacillus sp. Y1 genome includes the window AGCCGCTCAGGCAGTGAAGGAAGAAGGAAAGATGGGAGAAGTGGCCGTTGTAGGCTTGTCGTCACCGAACCCAATGAACGAATACTTAAAGGTGGGTGCGGCACAAGTGGTGACTCTCTGGAGTCCGAAAAAATTAGGATATTTAACAGTCGCCCTGGCTACGAATCTAGTCGATGGGGTACACCCCTCTAATCAACAAGATGTCCCTCAGGTAGGGAGGATACACGTTATAGAAGACACGGTGATTATGGGCGAACCAATGGATTTTACAAAGGAAAATGTGGATCAATATGACTTTTAAGTGGAGAAGCTTTAAGAACTATCGCTTAATGACCAAACTAATCTTTACGTACATGCTGCTAACGGTTCTTCCCATGAGTCTCATTGGGTATGTTGCCTACTCTCAATATACGAAATCGATTGAGGAGCAAGTGGGTGAGTATATCCCAAAGGTCCTTGATCAAGCAAATGAGAGCATCGATTATTATTTAGCTGACGTAAAACAACTTCCAGATCTTCTTTACAACTCCAATCAAGTCATCGAAGTGCTAAGAAAAGATTCCTATCAAAATAAATCATCACTGCTGCAAGATCGCTTTATCGTAAATAGTTATTTAACACGCACCTATATTAATGGAGAGGCGGATGTGTTAGGCGCGTTTATTTTATCAAAAAATCGACTGTTTGAAAGTTCGAAGATTCCTTATTCGGGCTTTGGAGAGGATATGCTTCCGTTCGGACAGGATCTGGAGTTAAAAGGGAAACAATCCTTTCTTTTGCCAAGTCAGGTGCCATTATCATTCAAAGGAAATCCTCCTTATATTCTATTAATGAGGCAAATAACAGATACAGAGAATCGGATGAACCTCGGAACGATGTTTATTGCCGTCGACCTAAGTTTTATGAGCAATGTGGTTGAAAATCTAGAGACGGTTAATAATGCTGATTTGTCTCTTTTAAGTGAAGAAGGTCAAATGATCTATCATACCGATTCGGAAAAGATTGGTTTAATGGATGAACAGTTTCAAAAATATCCTGAGATTAATGGAAGCTTTCGAACGACCGGAGAAGAGGAAAATCGACTGATCAGCATTAGTCGCGCTGGGCCAGATGGCTGGGTGTTACTACATAGTGTTAAATTGAAAAATTTAACCGAACGAACGGACCTTGTCCGAAATGCGACCATCATTGTATTTCTAGTTATTATCCTTCTTGGGACACTCATTTCT containing:
- a CDS encoding cache domain-containing sensor histidine kinase yields the protein MTFKWRSFKNYRLMTKLIFTYMLLTVLPMSLIGYVAYSQYTKSIEEQVGEYIPKVLDQANESIDYYLADVKQLPDLLYNSNQVIEVLRKDSYQNKSSLLQDRFIVNSYLTRTYINGEADVLGAFILSKNRLFESSKIPYSGFGEDMLPFGQDLELKGKQSFLLPSQVPLSFKGNPPYILLMRQITDTENRMNLGTMFIAVDLSFMSNVVENLETVNNADLSLLSEEGQMIYHTDSEKIGLMDEQFQKYPEINGSFRTTGEEENRLISISRAGPDGWVLLHSVKLKNLTERTDLVRNATIIVFLVIILLGTLISVILAWTVSRPIHRLTHQMKEVEKGNFEVDVTSNSSDEVGMLAKSFHSMVAKIKDLIRLNYQIKLQQKEAELYALQSQINPHFMYNTLETIGMAVEEGENDTVVDMVSILGRMLRFSISNKEKMVSVDQEVQHMKDYLTIQKIRFEDRIEFSIQDHMDTKRFLTPKFILQPIVENCMKHGLDHCHQFKVEISIEIKDQEIHFTVKDNGPGISEDVMAELNKYLQMDPMGRRDSKFGLINVHGRITMMFGEQYGLRIESKGGIGTEVTIRIPLLPIDLLNEGERAN